Within the Saccharopolyspora gloriosae genome, the region CGGATCCGGGAGTGCTCGCCTCGAACCGGTTCTGGGCGACGCTGCTGGGCGCGGCGATGGCCGTCGCGATCTCCTGGCTGCTCCCGAACCGCGCCTGGCTCTCCCGCGTGCACACGGCCTTGGCCCGGGTGCGCACGCTCAGCGCGGCGGAGCCGATCCACCCGCCCGCGCTGCGCGGCGCCTTGATCGAACTGCACGAGGCTTACGAGCTTGCGGCGGGCGAGATCCGCCCGGCACTGCTGCCCACCGAGTCGCTGCTGACCGCCTCGCACGAGGCTTACGCGCAGCTGGACGCCGCCGCACCTCACCGCGGTCTCGCCCCGGAACGCTGATCCAACGGCACGGGGACAGCGCGGTCCCGCAGCACGCCCAGAAGGCGCCATTCAGCAGACATCGGCGGCCCACGAAGATTGCTACCGTCCAGTAGCCAGTGGGAGCCGGCTGCGCGCCCCGGCCGACCGCGAACACCGGGCGGCGCGAACCGACGGCCGGACGCGCCCGGGAATCCGTTCCCTACCCCGATGTGGAGGACTCAACGATGAGTTCGGCAGAAGACCGCGGCATCAGCCGTCGCGACGTACTGGCCGCCGGAAGCACGGTCGCCGTGAGCGGCGCGCTGCTCGGCATGTCCACCGGTTCGGCGAGCGCCGCCGCGGACACCGCGGCCGACGCGATCGTCGTCGGAGCGGGACTCGCCGGGCTGGTCGCGACCGCCGAGCTGGTCGCCGCGGGTCGGCGAGTGCTGCTGGTGGACCAGGAGCCCGAAGCGAGCCTCGGCGGGCAGGCGTTCTGGTCGTTGGGCGGACTGTTCTTCATCGACTCCGTGGAGCAGCGGGCCGCGGGCATCAAGGACTCCCTCGAGCTGGCGCGGGCCGACTGGTTCTCCAACGCGGGTTTCGACCGCGGCGTCGACGACCCGATGGGCGAGGACCACTGGGGGGCTCGCTGGGCCGACGCGTACCTGGAGTTCGCCGCCGGGGAGAAGCGATCCTGGCTGGCCGGACTGGGCATGACGTGGGTGCCGATCGTCGGCTGGGCGGAACGCGGCGGGCAGCTCGCCGACGGGCCGGGCAACTCGGTGCCGCGCTTCCACCTGACCTTGGGCACCGGACCAGGGGTGATGGAGCCGTTCGAGAAGCTCGTGCGCGAGGCGGCCACCGCCGGGAAGGTCGTCTTCCGGTTCCGCCACCAGGTGGATTCGCTGAGCACGACCGGCGGCGTCGTCGACGGCGTGCGGGGCAGCGTGCTGGAACCCAGCAACGCCGAGCGCGGCACGCCCAGCTCCCGCACCAAGGTGGGCGAGTTCGAGCTGCACGCCCCGATCGTCATCGTCACCTCCGGCGGCATCGGCGCCAACCACGACCTGGTGCGCAGCAACTGGCCTTCCTACCTCGGGAAACCGCCCGAGCGGCTCATCACCGGCGTACCCGCCCACGTGGACGGGCGGATGCTCGGCATCAGCGAAGCCGCGGGCGCCCGCCTGGTCAACCGCGACCGCATGTGGCACTACACCGAGGGCCTGATCAACCACACGCCCATCTGGCCCGGCCACGGGATCCGCGTTCTCGCCGCTCCGTCCTCGCTGTGGTTCGACGCCACCGGCCGCCGCTTCCCCAATCCGGGCGTCCCGAGCTACGACACGCTCGGCACCCTCGAACTGATCACGCGCACCGGGCACGACCACTCCTGGTTCGTGCTCAACAAGCGGATCATCGACAAGGAGTTCGTCCTCTCCGGTTCGGAGCAGAACCCGGAGCTCACCCGCAAGGACCTGGCCGCGTACCTCGCCGGGCGCCTGTTCAACGACACCCCGCCCCCGGTCAAGGCGTTCATGGACGACGGCGAGGACTTCGTCATCGCCGACGACCTCGCCGACCTGGTCAAAGGCATGAACGAGCTGACCGGCGCCGACCTGATCGACTTGGACGACCTCCGCAGGCAGATCACCACCCGGGACCAGCAGGTCGACAACCCGTTCACCAAGGACGGCCAGATCCTGGGCATCCGCAACTCCCTGGCGTACGTCGGCGACAGCCTCGCCCGGACGACACCGCTGCACAAGATCCTCGATCCCGCCGCTGGACCGCTGGTCGCCATCCGCATGAACATCCTCACCCGCAAGACCCTCGGCGGATTGCAGACGGACCTGTCCGGCCGAGTCCTCGACGCCGCCGGGCGGCCCGTTCCCGGCCTCTACGCGGCGGGCGAGGTGTCCGGGTTCGGCGGTGGCGGCGTCCACGGCTACCGCGCCCTCGAAGGAACGTTCCTCGGCGGCTGCCTCTTCTCCGGCAGACAAGCGGGCCGCGCTGCCGCCCAGGAGAGCGCCTGAGAACTCCTCACAGGGTGATCGTTCGATCCTTGGGCGGTCGACTCCGCGCCGCCGTGCGCCCCGCCCTGTGCGGGACGCACGGCTCGGTCGCCGCGGTATCCGGCTCAGCCGTGCTCCCCGCTACCACGAAGAGCGTGCTCGACGACCGACTCTGCAGGTCCGGTAGCCATCACCACCGAACGCACACAACCGACGACGCCAGGCTCTTCAACGCAGACAACAACACCCCACCGATTCCACCGACCTCAACATGGCCACCGAACAACACAAGACCACCCGCTGTGCCCTGCAAGCCCATCAGGAAGGCACACACCCCACCAGAACAAACCGAACCGACGAAAAGCCGAACCACCCCAGCCCGAAAACCCCACCCACAGCAAAGGACCGAACGAAAAGCCGGCCCACACACCCAAACCGGGAACGCCAACCACAGCAAGGACCAAACAAAACG harbors:
- a CDS encoding FAD-binding dehydrogenase, with translation MSTGSASAAADTAADAIVVGAGLAGLVATAELVAAGRRVLLVDQEPEASLGGQAFWSLGGLFFIDSVEQRAAGIKDSLELARADWFSNAGFDRGVDDPMGEDHWGARWADAYLEFAAGEKRSWLAGLGMTWVPIVGWAERGGQLADGPGNSVPRFHLTLGTGPGVMEPFEKLVREAATAGKVVFRFRHQVDSLSTTGGVVDGVRGSVLEPSNAERGTPSSRTKVGEFELHAPIVIVTSGGIGANHDLVRSNWPSYLGKPPERLITGVPAHVDGRMLGISEAAGARLVNRDRMWHYTEGLINHTPIWPGHGIRVLAAPSSLWFDATGRRFPNPGVPSYDTLGTLELITRTGHDHSWFVLNKRIIDKEFVLSGSEQNPELTRKDLAAYLAGRLFNDTPPPVKAFMDDGEDFVIADDLADLVKGMNELTGADLIDLDDLRRQITTRDQQVDNPFTKDGQILGIRNSLAYVGDSLARTTPLHKILDPAAGPLVAIRMNILTRKTLGGLQTDLSGRVLDAAGRPVPGLYAAGEVSGFGGGGVHGYRALEGTFLGGCLFSGRQAGRAAAQESA